One Aphelocoma coerulescens isolate FSJ_1873_10779 chromosome 6, UR_Acoe_1.0, whole genome shotgun sequence DNA window includes the following coding sequences:
- the MARCHF8 gene encoding E3 ubiquitin-protein ligase MARCHF8 isoform X1 — protein sequence MNMPLHQISVIPAQDVTSSRVSRSKTKEKEEQNEKALGHSVSRSSNISKAGSPTSVSAPHSFSRTSVTPSNQDICSSSAVFSECCHHSPVQSAVVLRNPHCQSPLTQGVTVTVICQDTLHAAKRNSRGQDRGQALRSAKNVKPTRTLKFSKSLNDVDQKAQSTTECFDYVERTRSEGKLTPNQEQCLRINKFHLKERKPLNLRPLSFSNSKHSYIPSLSNYSSASGGAENHSAVHIPLLEDKVDHDTSRSKKLLRYLFSFSHTSSISSLHKFHELESYSSHFQADKSSSMLVESTDFCSDDMGDDDVFEDSTSVKLKTKEQRAPLCSVEKDSDLDCPSPLSEKLPPLSPVSTSGDTCRICHCEGDDESPLITPCHCTGSLHFVHQACLQQWIKSSDTRCCELCKYEFIMETKLKPLRKWEKLQMTASERRKIMCSVTFHIIAITCVVWSLYVLIDRTAEEIKQGQTTGILEWPFWTKLVVVAIGFTGGLLFMYVQCKVYVQLWKRLKAYNRVIYVQNCPETSKKNIFEKPALTEPNFESKETFGVHHSDTNSSHYTEPEDCAAEILHV from the exons AATGAGAAGGCTTTGGGGCATTCCGTGAGCCGCTCTAGTAACATCTCAAAG GCTGGAAGTCCAACCTCTGTCTCTGCCCCTCACAGCTTCTCTCGGACTTCTGTTACACCATCCAACCAGGACATCTGCAG TTCCAGTGCAGTGTTTTCTGAGTGTTGTCATCACAGTCCAGTGCAGTCTGCTGTTGTCTTGAGAAATCCGCACTGCCAGAGCCCTCTGACACAAGGGGTCACTGTGACAGTAATCTGTCAGGACACGTTACATGCAGCAAAGAGAAACTCCCGTGGGCAGGATCGGGGCCAGGCACTGAGGTCTGCTAAGAATGTAAAGCCCACCCGCACTCTGAAATTCTCCAAGTCCCTCAATGACGTGGACcagaaggcgcagagcaccactgaGTGCTTTGATTATGTGGAGCGAACACGCTCTGAAGGCAAACTGACCCCGAACCAAGAGCAGTGTTTAAGGATTAACAAATTTCATCTTAAAGAGAGGAAACCACTGAATCTCAGGCCTCTTTCTTTTAGCAATTCTAAGCACTCCTATATACCTTCCCTTTCCAACTACTCGAGTGCATCGGGAGGAGCAGAGAACCACAGCGCTGTGCATATCCCCCTGCTGGAGGACAAGGTGGACCATGACACCTCAAGGAGCAAAAAACTGTTGCgttaccttttttccttctcccacacCTCCAGCATCAGCAGCCTGCATAAGTTTCATGAACTGGAGAGCTATTCCAGTCACTTCCAAGCTGACAAATCCTCCAGCATGCTGGTGGAAAGCACGGACTTCTGCTCTGATGATATGGGAGACGATGACGTCTTTGAGGACAGCACCTCAGTGAAACTCAAAACAAAAGAGCAGCGGGCACCGCTCTGTTCAGTTGAGAAGGACAGTGACCTTGACTGCCCTTCCCCCCTCTCAGAAAAGTTACCCCCTCTCTCCCCTGTGTCCACATCGGGGGATACCTGCAG GATATGTCACTGTGAAGGAGATGATGAGAGCCCTTTGATTACCCCCTGTCACTGTACGGGAAGTCTTCATTTTGTGCAccaggcctgcctgcagcaaTGGATCAAGAGCTCGGATACACGATGCTGTGAACTGTGCAAGTATGAGTTCATCATGGAGACTAAACTGAAGCCTTTGAGAAAG TGGGAGAAGCTGCAGATGACAGCCAGCGAGAGGAGGAAGATTATGTGCTCTGTAACATTCCATATCATTGCCATCACCTGCGTTGTGTGGTCTCTCTATGTCCTGATAGACAGGACTGCTGAGGAGATTAAACAGGGACAAACTACCG gtaTTCTAGAGTGGCCATTTTGGACTAAGCTGGTAGTTGTGGCTATTGGTTTCACTGGAGGACTTCTGTTTATGTATGTACAATGCAAGGTGTACGTACAGCTGTGGAAGAGACTTAAAGCTTATAACcgagtaatatatgtacaaaaCTGTCCAGAAACTagcaaaaagaatatttttgaaaaaccTGCACTAACGGAGCCAAACTTCGAAAGTAAAGAAACGTTTGGGGTTCACCATTCAGACACAAACTCTTCACATTACACAGAGCCAGAAGACTGTGCTGCAGAAATCCTTCATGTCTGA
- the MARCHF8 gene encoding E3 ubiquitin-protein ligase MARCHF8 isoform X2, which produces MNMPLHQISVIPAQDVTSSRVSRSKTKEKEEQAGSPTSVSAPHSFSRTSVTPSNQDICSSSAVFSECCHHSPVQSAVVLRNPHCQSPLTQGVTVTVICQDTLHAAKRNSRGQDRGQALRSAKNVKPTRTLKFSKSLNDVDQKAQSTTECFDYVERTRSEGKLTPNQEQCLRINKFHLKERKPLNLRPLSFSNSKHSYIPSLSNYSSASGGAENHSAVHIPLLEDKVDHDTSRSKKLLRYLFSFSHTSSISSLHKFHELESYSSHFQADKSSSMLVESTDFCSDDMGDDDVFEDSTSVKLKTKEQRAPLCSVEKDSDLDCPSPLSEKLPPLSPVSTSGDTCRICHCEGDDESPLITPCHCTGSLHFVHQACLQQWIKSSDTRCCELCKYEFIMETKLKPLRKWEKLQMTASERRKIMCSVTFHIIAITCVVWSLYVLIDRTAEEIKQGQTTGILEWPFWTKLVVVAIGFTGGLLFMYVQCKVYVQLWKRLKAYNRVIYVQNCPETSKKNIFEKPALTEPNFESKETFGVHHSDTNSSHYTEPEDCAAEILHV; this is translated from the exons GCTGGAAGTCCAACCTCTGTCTCTGCCCCTCACAGCTTCTCTCGGACTTCTGTTACACCATCCAACCAGGACATCTGCAG TTCCAGTGCAGTGTTTTCTGAGTGTTGTCATCACAGTCCAGTGCAGTCTGCTGTTGTCTTGAGAAATCCGCACTGCCAGAGCCCTCTGACACAAGGGGTCACTGTGACAGTAATCTGTCAGGACACGTTACATGCAGCAAAGAGAAACTCCCGTGGGCAGGATCGGGGCCAGGCACTGAGGTCTGCTAAGAATGTAAAGCCCACCCGCACTCTGAAATTCTCCAAGTCCCTCAATGACGTGGACcagaaggcgcagagcaccactgaGTGCTTTGATTATGTGGAGCGAACACGCTCTGAAGGCAAACTGACCCCGAACCAAGAGCAGTGTTTAAGGATTAACAAATTTCATCTTAAAGAGAGGAAACCACTGAATCTCAGGCCTCTTTCTTTTAGCAATTCTAAGCACTCCTATATACCTTCCCTTTCCAACTACTCGAGTGCATCGGGAGGAGCAGAGAACCACAGCGCTGTGCATATCCCCCTGCTGGAGGACAAGGTGGACCATGACACCTCAAGGAGCAAAAAACTGTTGCgttaccttttttccttctcccacacCTCCAGCATCAGCAGCCTGCATAAGTTTCATGAACTGGAGAGCTATTCCAGTCACTTCCAAGCTGACAAATCCTCCAGCATGCTGGTGGAAAGCACGGACTTCTGCTCTGATGATATGGGAGACGATGACGTCTTTGAGGACAGCACCTCAGTGAAACTCAAAACAAAAGAGCAGCGGGCACCGCTCTGTTCAGTTGAGAAGGACAGTGACCTTGACTGCCCTTCCCCCCTCTCAGAAAAGTTACCCCCTCTCTCCCCTGTGTCCACATCGGGGGATACCTGCAG GATATGTCACTGTGAAGGAGATGATGAGAGCCCTTTGATTACCCCCTGTCACTGTACGGGAAGTCTTCATTTTGTGCAccaggcctgcctgcagcaaTGGATCAAGAGCTCGGATACACGATGCTGTGAACTGTGCAAGTATGAGTTCATCATGGAGACTAAACTGAAGCCTTTGAGAAAG TGGGAGAAGCTGCAGATGACAGCCAGCGAGAGGAGGAAGATTATGTGCTCTGTAACATTCCATATCATTGCCATCACCTGCGTTGTGTGGTCTCTCTATGTCCTGATAGACAGGACTGCTGAGGAGATTAAACAGGGACAAACTACCG gtaTTCTAGAGTGGCCATTTTGGACTAAGCTGGTAGTTGTGGCTATTGGTTTCACTGGAGGACTTCTGTTTATGTATGTACAATGCAAGGTGTACGTACAGCTGTGGAAGAGACTTAAAGCTTATAACcgagtaatatatgtacaaaaCTGTCCAGAAACTagcaaaaagaatatttttgaaaaaccTGCACTAACGGAGCCAAACTTCGAAAGTAAAGAAACGTTTGGGGTTCACCATTCAGACACAAACTCTTCACATTACACAGAGCCAGAAGACTGTGCTGCAGAAATCCTTCATGTCTGA
- the MARCHF8 gene encoding E3 ubiquitin-protein ligase MARCHF8 isoform X3, translating to MENEKALGHSVSRSSNISKAGSPTSVSAPHSFSRTSVTPSNQDICSSSAVFSECCHHSPVQSAVVLRNPHCQSPLTQGVTVTVICQDTLHAAKRNSRGQDRGQALRSAKNVKPTRTLKFSKSLNDVDQKAQSTTECFDYVERTRSEGKLTPNQEQCLRINKFHLKERKPLNLRPLSFSNSKHSYIPSLSNYSSASGGAENHSAVHIPLLEDKVDHDTSRSKKLLRYLFSFSHTSSISSLHKFHELESYSSHFQADKSSSMLVESTDFCSDDMGDDDVFEDSTSVKLKTKEQRAPLCSVEKDSDLDCPSPLSEKLPPLSPVSTSGDTCRICHCEGDDESPLITPCHCTGSLHFVHQACLQQWIKSSDTRCCELCKYEFIMETKLKPLRKWEKLQMTASERRKIMCSVTFHIIAITCVVWSLYVLIDRTAEEIKQGQTTGILEWPFWTKLVVVAIGFTGGLLFMYVQCKVYVQLWKRLKAYNRVIYVQNCPETSKKNIFEKPALTEPNFESKETFGVHHSDTNSSHYTEPEDCAAEILHV from the exons AATGAGAAGGCTTTGGGGCATTCCGTGAGCCGCTCTAGTAACATCTCAAAG GCTGGAAGTCCAACCTCTGTCTCTGCCCCTCACAGCTTCTCTCGGACTTCTGTTACACCATCCAACCAGGACATCTGCAG TTCCAGTGCAGTGTTTTCTGAGTGTTGTCATCACAGTCCAGTGCAGTCTGCTGTTGTCTTGAGAAATCCGCACTGCCAGAGCCCTCTGACACAAGGGGTCACTGTGACAGTAATCTGTCAGGACACGTTACATGCAGCAAAGAGAAACTCCCGTGGGCAGGATCGGGGCCAGGCACTGAGGTCTGCTAAGAATGTAAAGCCCACCCGCACTCTGAAATTCTCCAAGTCCCTCAATGACGTGGACcagaaggcgcagagcaccactgaGTGCTTTGATTATGTGGAGCGAACACGCTCTGAAGGCAAACTGACCCCGAACCAAGAGCAGTGTTTAAGGATTAACAAATTTCATCTTAAAGAGAGGAAACCACTGAATCTCAGGCCTCTTTCTTTTAGCAATTCTAAGCACTCCTATATACCTTCCCTTTCCAACTACTCGAGTGCATCGGGAGGAGCAGAGAACCACAGCGCTGTGCATATCCCCCTGCTGGAGGACAAGGTGGACCATGACACCTCAAGGAGCAAAAAACTGTTGCgttaccttttttccttctcccacacCTCCAGCATCAGCAGCCTGCATAAGTTTCATGAACTGGAGAGCTATTCCAGTCACTTCCAAGCTGACAAATCCTCCAGCATGCTGGTGGAAAGCACGGACTTCTGCTCTGATGATATGGGAGACGATGACGTCTTTGAGGACAGCACCTCAGTGAAACTCAAAACAAAAGAGCAGCGGGCACCGCTCTGTTCAGTTGAGAAGGACAGTGACCTTGACTGCCCTTCCCCCCTCTCAGAAAAGTTACCCCCTCTCTCCCCTGTGTCCACATCGGGGGATACCTGCAG GATATGTCACTGTGAAGGAGATGATGAGAGCCCTTTGATTACCCCCTGTCACTGTACGGGAAGTCTTCATTTTGTGCAccaggcctgcctgcagcaaTGGATCAAGAGCTCGGATACACGATGCTGTGAACTGTGCAAGTATGAGTTCATCATGGAGACTAAACTGAAGCCTTTGAGAAAG TGGGAGAAGCTGCAGATGACAGCCAGCGAGAGGAGGAAGATTATGTGCTCTGTAACATTCCATATCATTGCCATCACCTGCGTTGTGTGGTCTCTCTATGTCCTGATAGACAGGACTGCTGAGGAGATTAAACAGGGACAAACTACCG gtaTTCTAGAGTGGCCATTTTGGACTAAGCTGGTAGTTGTGGCTATTGGTTTCACTGGAGGACTTCTGTTTATGTATGTACAATGCAAGGTGTACGTACAGCTGTGGAAGAGACTTAAAGCTTATAACcgagtaatatatgtacaaaaCTGTCCAGAAACTagcaaaaagaatatttttgaaaaaccTGCACTAACGGAGCCAAACTTCGAAAGTAAAGAAACGTTTGGGGTTCACCATTCAGACACAAACTCTTCACATTACACAGAGCCAGAAGACTGTGCTGCAGAAATCCTTCATGTCTGA